The proteins below are encoded in one region of Kazachstania africana CBS 2517 chromosome 6, complete genome:
- the KAFR0F04080 gene encoding sugar porter family MFS transporter → MSQSNSNHSSSGSRASSILSHESNKKDNVIIELDPSNPELPVEIPKKPASAYITVVIICLMVAFGGFVFGWDTGTISGFLAQTDFLRRFGELQADGTYAFSNIRTGLVVSIFCLGCAIGGILFSKLGDTYGRRIALVIVTLVYMVGIVICISANSKWYQYAIGRVFAGLGVGGIAVYSPLLISEASPKHLRGTLVSCYQLMITAGIFVGYILNYITKSTLTNSLQWRLPLGLGFLWAILMIVAMFFVPESPRYLIEVGKIEEARRSVARSNKIDVEDPAVTVEVEFLSAAVEAERAAGSASWGELFSTNGKVLQRLIMGICVQSLQQLTGANYFFYYGTTIFKSIGLEDSFQTSIIIGVVNFASTFVGIYFVERFGRRRCLLWGAAVMTVCFAIYGAIGVKALYPNGESQPSSKSAGNVMIVFTCFYIFSFATTWAPIAFVIVAETFPLRVKAKGMAVSVGANWTWNFLIGFFTPFITGAINFYYGFVFMGCLIVAWVYVFFFVPETKGLSLEEVNTMWEEGVLPWKSANWVPPARRDAEYNPEDFVKH, encoded by the coding sequence ATGAGtcaatcaaattcaaatcacTCAAGTTCAGGGTCAAGAGCTAGCTCTATTCTCTCACACGAATCTAACAAGAAAGACAATGTCATCATCGAGTTAGACCCTTCGAATCCAGAGCTTCCCGTCGAAATTCCCAAAAAACCAGCTTCTGCTTATATTACCGTTGTCATCATTTGTCTAATGGTTGCATTTGGTGGCTTCGTCTTCGGTTGGGATACTGGTACCATTTCCGGGTTTTTAGCTCAAACTGACTTCTTAAGAAGATTCGGTGAATTACAAGCTGATGGAACTTACGCTTTCTCTAACATTAGAACTGGTCTCGTTGTCTCTATTTTCTGTCTCGGCTGTGCAATTGGTGGTATTCTTTTCTCTAAATTAGGTGACACTTACGGTCGTAGGATTGCTTTGGTTATTGTTACTCTCGTTTATATGGTTGGTATTGTCATTTGTATCTCAGCTAATTCAAAATGGTACCAATATGCCATCGGAAGAGTCTTTGCCGGTTTGGGTGTTGGTGGTATTGCTGTTTACTCCCCACTATTAATTTCAGAAGCCTCTCCAAAACATTTAAGAGGTACTTTAGTCTCATGCTACCAATTGATGATTACCGCTGGTATCTTTGTCGGTTACATCTTAAACTACATCACTAAATCAACCTTAACCAACTCGTTACAATGGAGACTCCCACTAGGTCTAGGTTTCCTCTGGGCCATCTTAATGATTGTTGCTATGTTCTTTGTTCCAGAATCCCCACGTTACTTAATCGAAGTCGGCAAGATTGAAGAAGCCAGACGTTCTGTCGCAAGATCTAACAAGATCGACGTCGAAGACCCTGCTGTTACTGTCGAAGTTGAATTCTTATCCGCTGCTGTCGAAGCTGAAAGAGCTGCCGGTAGTGCTTCTTGGGGTGAATTATTTTCTACCAACGGTAAGGTTCTACAACGCTTAATTATGGGTATTTGTGTCCAATCATTGCAACAATTAACCGGTGCTAACTACTTCTTCTACTATGGTACTACTATTTTCAAGTCTATTGGTTTAGAAGATTCTTTCCAAACCTCTATCATTATCGGTGTTGTTAATTTTGCCTCTACTTTCGTTGGTATCTACTTCGTTGAAAGATTCGGCCGTCGTAGATGTCTATTATGGGGTGCTGCTGTTATGACTGTCTGTTTCGCAATTTATGGTGCTATTGGTGTCAAAGCCTTATATCCAAATGGTGAAAGTCAACCATCCTCCAAATCAGCTGGTAACGTCATGATTGTCTTTACTTGTTTCTACATCTTCTCTTTTGCTACCACATGGGCTCCAATTGCATTCGTCATTGTTGCTGAAACTTTCCCATTAAGAGTCAAGGCCAAGGGTATGGCTGTCTCAGTTGGTGCTAACTGGACATGGAATTTCTTGATTGGTTTCTTCACACCATTCATCACTGGCGCCATCAACTTCTACTATGGTTTCGTTTTCATGGGCTGTCTAATCGTTGCTTGGGTCtatgtcttcttcttcgttcCAGAAACTAAAGGCTTATCTTTAGAAGAAGTTAACACCATGTGGGAAGAAGGTGTATTACCATGGAAATCAGCTAACTGGGTCCCACCAGCAAGAAGAGATGCCGAATACAACCCAGAAGACTTTGTTAAGCATTAG
- the KAFR0F04050 gene encoding uncharacterized protein (similar to Saccharomyces cerevisiae YLR363W-A; ancestral locus Anc_4.208): MPQKALKVTKKTKDPRRITKKQKNLRKAAPLQIKSKKRALNHLKKLSKTASLTESTEKLIASRVGHLELLKGTRREIEKNNKNKNSLL, encoded by the coding sequence ATGCCTCAAAAAGCTCTAAAAGTCACTAAAAAGACCAAAGACCCTCGTCGTATAACgaagaagcaaaaaaatCTACGAAAGGCTGCTCCTCTGCAaattaaatcaaagaaGAGGGCattaaatcatttgaagaagctaTCTAAGACCGCTTCTTTGACTGAATCTACAGAGAAATTAATTGCTAGTAGGGTAGGCCATCTAGAATTGTTGAAAGGTACCAgaagagaaattgaaaaaaacaataaaaataaaaactcTCTCCTGTAG
- the COX18 gene encoding membrane insertase COX18 (similar to Saccharomyces cerevisiae COX18 (YGR062C); ancestral locus Anc_4.209) — protein MLGRAAHRCAVAQNYANQSVVRHSRRYFTDFQLVADAFTYLHNASGIPWIALIPISTMTLRTLFTLPLSIWQRKRIIKQQELRKLTKSMVPIIRSRLSLTKALSENKLKTFSKEDVAKVLQQQKLSTLTPEQIVFISLRETRKRQKKLFKEHDVQMWKNILLPMVQIPLWCSVSLGLRKLTSLRIHGTTHEWFEQFRYYSMDLVGPWETYPAIIPMLLGIFSLLNVEYNGKMMHRRSTDLVGIKMYEDEYSGASQGISSILNVSRLGCIFMMGVSSQTSVILSLYWISSQVYSLIQNMVMDRLWPYQR, from the coding sequence ATGTTAGGCAGAGCAGCGCATAGGTGTGCGGTGGCTCAAAACTATGCTAATCAATCAGTTGTACGACACTCGAGGCGATATTTTACAGATTTTCAGCTGGTAGCAGATGCGTTTACCTATTTGCATAATGCTTCAGGAATTCCATGGATTGCATTGATACCAATTAGTACGATGACCTTGAGAACACTGTTCACGTTGCCTTTGAGTATATGGCAGCGTAAGAGAATAATTAAGCAGCAGGAGCTGAGAAAGCTGACAAAATCAATGGTACCTATAATAAGATCGAGGCTGTCGTTGACAAAAGCACTTTCAGAGAACAAGTTGAAGACTTTTTCGAAGGAAGATGTTGCCAAAGTACttcaacaacaaaaacTGTCAACTTTGACCCCTGAACAAATCGTTTTTATCTCACTGAGAGAAACAAGAAAGagacaaaaaaaactaTTCAAAGAGCATGACGTTCAAATGtggaaaaatatattattaccCATGGTTCAGATACCTTTATGGTGTAGCGTATCTTTAGGACTAAGGAAGCTAACTTCCTTGAGGATTCATGGAACTACACATGAATGGTTCGAGCAATTTAGATATTACAGCATGGACTTAGTCGGACCTTGGGAGACATACCCCGCCATAATACCGATGTTATTGGGCATATTCTCCCTTTTAAACGTTGAGTATAACGGTAAAATGATGCATAGAAGAAGTACTGACCTTGTTGGCATAAAAATGTACGAGGACGAATATTCGGGTGCAAGCCAAGGTATTTCGAGTATTTTGAACGTCTCAAGACTGGGCTGCATATTTATGATGGGTGTTTCGTCACAAACATCTGTAATATTATCCTTATATTGGATAAGCTCACAAGTATATTCTTTAATTCAGAATATGGTTATGGACAGGCTCTGGCCTTATCAAAGGTAA
- the SPT4 gene encoding transcription elongation factor SPT4 (similar to Saccharomyces cerevisiae SPT4 (YGR063C); ancestral locus Anc_4.210), translating into MSSERACMLCGIVQTTNEFSRDGCPNCQGIFEEAGVSTMECTSPSYEGLVGMCKPSKSWVAKWLSVDQNIPGMYAIKVDGRLPVEVIDLLPHYKPRDGSQVE; encoded by the coding sequence ATGTCTAGTGAAAGGGCGTGTATGTTATGTGGTATAGTCCAAACCACGAACGAGTTCAGTAGGGACGGATGTCCAAATTGTCAGggaatatttgaagaagcagGTGTGTCTACCATGGAATGCACTTCGCCATCTTATGAAGGGTTGGTTGGTATGTGCAAACCATCTAAATCCTGGGTTGCGAAATGGTTAAGTGTTGATCAAAATATACCGGGCATGTACGCTATCAAAGTTGACGGTAGATTGCCAGTCGAAGTCATCGATTTACTACCACACTACAAACCAAGAGATGGTAGCCAGGTAGAATGA